The Acidobacteriaceae bacterium nucleotide sequence CTCGCATTCGCTGGCTTCGTAAACTGCGTCAGCAACAAATGCACCGTCGTTCTCGTTCCGTAACGTCACAACAACAGAACAGAAACGCCCCGCGAACACCGGGGCGTTTCTGTTTCCCGGGAAATTCCCCACAAGCCGGATCAACAACATTTGCGATACCCTCAACCCTGTAGCGTCGCCTGTGCCCGAAGCTGCATCCAACTGGAGACAAGGGCGCAGACCGCGATGCATCCGGGCCCGCGCTAATCGATTTCCCCTAAAGCACAACCGAGAAGGAGCCTCCCCATCATGGCGTTTGAATTGCCTGCACTGCCTTACGACTACACCGCTCTCGAGCCGACCATCGACGAAGCAACCATGAAGCTTCATCACGACAAGCATCACCAGACCTACGTGACGAACCTGAACGGCGCGGTAGAAAAGCACCCCGACCTCGGCAAGAAGACCCCCGAAGAGCTCGTCAGCGACCTTGCTGCGATCCCCGAAGACGTCCGCACCGTCGTTCGCAACAACGGCGGCGGCCACGTCAACCACACCATGTTCTGGGAGATCATGCAGCCGAACGGCGGCGGTGAGCCCACCGGCGCTATCGCCGAACAGATCACGGCTGACTTCGGCACCTTCGAAGACTTCAAGAAGAAGTTCAACGAGACCACCGCCAAGCAGTTCGGTGCCGGCTGGGGCTTCCTGGTATTCAAGGGCGGCAAGCTCGAGATCGTGACCAAGCCCAACCAGGACTCACCCCTCTCCGACGGCCTCTACCCCATCCTCGGCAACGACGTCTGGGAGCACGCCTACTACCTCAAGTACCAGAACAAGCGCCCCGACTACCTCGCCGCATGGTGGAACGTCATCAACTGGGCAGAAGTGAACAAGCGCTTCGAAAAGGCCAAGAAGTAACTCCTCTTCAAGCCAAAGAAATCGGCCACCTCGATTGAGGTGGCCGATTTCTTTGCGACACGCATGGCTTTACCGTCGCCCATCTGACCTCTTTATGGCTGGGTATTTCTCTTGCTGACAATACAGCTTCGCCGCTTTTCCTGAACCCTCTCGTGTTGCGGCACAACCTGCACGATCACCAGTTAGGGCGGCGCAGCTTCTGAGTCTTACCGAGGAAGCAAGGGGTAGCCCTTTGTGGCCTTGAGGAAGAAGCAGGCGTCAAGCCTAATCCTTAGGAAGGGAGCAGTGGGCTTCAGCCCACTGAACTCCTCCCCCGACAGATGGCCCTTTAGCGCCGGGCTCTCTTGAACGAGCCCCACGCTACCGGCTCGCCAGCACCGGATGCGCGGCCACATACTCCCGCGCATGCTTCACTTCGGGCAAACCCGCATCCGCGTCCTTCCAGGCATCCAGAAACAGCGCATACTCATCCAGCGCGAGCTTGGAGTTACCCACCGCTTCGCTCGCCTGCGCTTCTCCATACAGCTCGAAGCCCGAGTTCGGACGCTCCTTCAGGGCCTTCGCATAGGCCGCATGAGACGCAGCAACATCTCCAGCGCGAAGCAGCAGCAGGCCTTCCGCTTCCGTCACCGGCTGAATCAGCGAAGGCGGCTCGTGATAGCCCAGCTTCGTCTCTGCCTCGGCAGCGGCATCAAACAGCTTCTTCGCTCCCGCAACATCCTTCTTCTGCAGCGCGACGCCCGCTTGCAACTCCTGCGACATAATCTTCAGGCTGCTGACCAGCGAAGGCATCATGGCATCCGGGTCCAAAGGCTCTTGCACAGGACCCTTCGGGTGCTTCTCTCGCTTCACCTTCGCCGCAGGAGGAGGCGTCTTCGCCACGACGTCTGCCTCCAGCTTCTTCGAAGCCACTTCAGCAGCAGCAACATTCCCGTTCTTCAGCGCCTGCATCCCGCTGGCAAACACCTTCAGCTCGCCGGCCAGAAAGTTCAGGTTCACTAGCTTGGCATCGGGGCTGGCTTTGTCCAGCATCGTCTGTACCGCCGTCCAATCGCCCTGCCGCATCGCGACAGGAAGCGTCAGACTCAGCCGCGTCATGGAATCATTCGGAGCCCACACGTACAGCGTCGCCATCGTGCGTCCACGCGCCGCAACCAGCCTCTGAGAAACCACTTCCGCCTCTGCGAACTTGCCCTCCTCCATCAGGTTGGCAATCCGATACATCAGGTTGTGGACATAGTTCCAATCGTCGTCGACGTCCACGTGCTCCGCCTGCAGATACCCTTCATCCACCGCTGTCGAAGCTGCAAACCACTTCTCTGCGCTCGCATAATCACCGGTGCGATAGAAGATGTGGCCCGGCATGTGCACCATGTGGCCCGAACTCGGCGCCAGACTGGCAAGCTCCTGCGCACTGCGAATCGCACGCTCCGGGTGATTGGTCGGCTCCATCGCATGGATCCAGTAGTGGTTCGCCGCCGAATCGTCTGGCACAGCCTTCAGCGCCTCTTCCAGCACCGTGATCGCCTGCCGCGTGCCTTCCTTCGGCTCGCCGTCGTCGTAACCGTCATCCAGATATCCGGCGAGGAAGATCTTCGCCTGCAGGTCTGTCGGGTCCATCGCGACCGCCTTCCGCATCAGGCGGATGGCTTTCTCGTCCTTCTCGTCCTTCGCGCCTTCGCGATTTTCACGGTCGGCAACAGCCGCCTCGATATAAAGCTGCTCTTTCGGCGTCGCCTTCTTCTTCAGTCGCTTCGCCTGCTCCAGCGCCGCCGCAGAGTACGCGTCCCAGCCACCGCGAAACGTCTGCGCCTCGTAAAGCCCCCAGTAGCACATCGCACAGTTGGGATCGACACGGATAGCCTGCTCAAACGACTTCGCCGACTCATAGTCCCAGAAATCATGGAAGAGGTTTAGCCCCTGGGTAAACCAGACCTGCGCTTCGGGCGTCGCCATCACCGTTAGGTGAGCATTGCCGACCCCGGTCATCGGTTTTGCCGCTGGAAGGTCCGCAGGCGCAACGACTGCTCGCATCGCCCCCATATCGTGCCCCATCGAGTGCTGGGCACTGCAAAAACCCGTTCCAGTAAAGGCTATTACTCCCAGCGCGATGCTTCGTAGCACTCGTGTCATTCAGTTTTCCCTTAAAGTATTCGACGATATTCGAACTTATTTCTGCTCCCCGGGAGCTTCGTGCGCTCTGCTTGCGTCATATATCAGCAGAAAGCTGTAATTTTCCTTACCAGGTATCCCGCATGTGGATTGTACGGCTGGCCCTGCGCCGCCCCTATACCTTTGTTGTCTTGTCGCTGCTCATTGCGCTGCTTGGCATTGGCTCGGCGATTGAAACGCCGAAGGACATCTTTCCGTACATCAACATCCCCGTCATCACGGTGGTGTGGACGTATAGCGGCCTGACGCCTGCAGAGATGCAAGGGCGCGTCGTTACCGTAGCGGAACGCGCCCTGACCACCACGGTCAATGACATGGAGCACACCGAGAGCCAGAGCTATCAGGGCGTCTCCGTCATCAAGATCTTCTTCCAGCCCAACGTGAAGGTTGAGCTGGCATTCTCGCAGGTCACAGCCGTCATGCAGACCATCCTGCGCGTGCTGCCTCCGGGAGCATTCCCACCCTTCGTCATCAAGTACGATGCATCGTCGGTTCCGATCCTTCAACTTGCCCTCAGCGGCAAGGGCCTCACCGAGGCCGATCTCTACGACGACGGCCTGCAGTTCGTTCGCCCGCGCCTCGCGAACGTCAAGGGTGCCAGCGTTCCGCTGCCCTTCGGTGGCAAGGTCAAGCAGGTGATGGTCGATACCGACCCAAATCTGCTCTTTGCCCATCATCTTTCGGCCACCGATGTTTCTACCGCCATCTCGCAGCAAAACCTGATTCTGCCCGCCGGTACGGCCCGACTCGGCAACCGCGAGTACATCGTCAAGACCAACTCCAGCCCCGACGAGCTCTCTGCGCTGAACGATCTACCGATTCGCGCCTCAAACGGGGCGATGGTCTACGTGAAGGACGTTGCCCAGGTTCACATGGGATATGCCGAGCAGACCAATATCGTGCGGCAGGATGGCAAGCGGAGCGCTCTTTTGACCGTGCTCAAGAACGGTCAGACGTCCACCCTTGATATCGTTTCAAACACGCGAAAAATGATCCCGCAGCTCACTGCCGGGCTCGGCAACCTGAAGATCACTCCGCTCTTCGATCAGTCGGTTTTTGTGCGGACTTCGATTGACGAAGTTGTGCGCGAAGGCTGTATTGCCGCGGCTTTGACGGGTTTGATGATCCTGCTCTTCCTCGGTTCATGGCGCTCGACGGTCATCGTTTGCGTCTCGATCCCCCTGTCGATTGCAGTGTCCTTAATCGTACTTTCTGCGCTCGGTGAAACGATTAACGTGATGACGCTCGGAGGCATGGCGCTGGCCGTCGGCATCCTTGTGGACGACGCGACCGTCGAAATCGAGAACACGCACCGCAACATGCAGGAGAAGAAACCGCTCACCCGGGCCATCCTCGACTCCGCCCAGCAGGTTGCCGCGCCAGCGTTCGTTTCGACGCTCTCTATCTGCATCGTCTTCATCCCGGTCGTGCTGCTGACCGGCGCGGCGAAGTTCCTCTTTACTCCGCTCGCGATGGCCGTGGCCTTCGCCATGATGGCCAGCTACTTCCTCTCGCGCACGCTCGTGCCGACGATGATGCACTTCCTGCTCGCAAAGGAAATCGACCTCTACCAGAGCGAAGGAGCAAGCGAGCGCGAAGAGAAGAACAACTTCGTCTGGCGCTGGCACATGAAGTTCGACCGCCAGTTCGAGCGCATGCAGCATAGCTACAAGGGCGCGCTCGAGTGGTGCCTGGACAATGCCACGCTGACGCTGCTGCTCTTCGCCGGTCTCGTCGTTATTTCACTGCCGATGCTCTTTTTCATCGGTCGCGACTTCTTCCCGTTCGTTGACTCGGGGCAGATGAGCCTGCATGTAAATCCGCCGCAGGGCCTGCGTATCGAGGACTCCGAGCAGTACTTTGCCAAGGTCGAGAAGGAGATTCGCCAGGTGGTTCCGGCGGAGCGCATTGAGTTGATCCTCGACAACATCGGCCTGCCGAACTCAGGCATCAACCTGGCGTTCTCGAACTCGTCGACGATTTCGAATGCGGACGGCGACATCCAGATCTCGTTGAAGCCCGGCAAGAAAGACACGCAGGAGTACATGCGCAAACTGCGCACGGACCTGCACCAGAAGTTCCCGGACGCTGAGTTCTTCTTCACCCCGGCAAACATCACCAACCAGATTCTCGACTTCGGCCTGCCTGCTCCGATCGACGTGCAAGTGGTCGGCCATGGCAAGAACAACTACCAGCTTGCGCTGGAGCTGAAGAATAAGATCGCCGCCATCCCGGGTGCGGTGGATGTGCACATCCACCAGCGCGTGGAGTATCCGACGATGCACATCGACGTCGACCGCTCGCGCGCCCGACAGCTTGGGTTGACGCAGCAGGACGTCGCGCAGTCAACGCTGATTTCGCTGACCGGCACGGGACAGACCGCGCCGAACGAGTGGCTGAACCCGGCCAACGAGGTGAACTACCAGATCGTGACGCAGACGCCGATCTATCGCATCAACTCACTCGATGCGCTGGCGCGGACCCCGGTAACGACAGCCTCCGGCGTCTCCACACAGATGCTCGGCAACATTGCGAGCTTCCGTCGCGATGAGTCGCCGATCGTGGAGAACCACTACAACATTCAGCCTGTCTTCGATGTGTATGCTGACGTCGACAAGCGTGACCTTGGCGGTGTCTCGGACGAGATCAACAAGATCGTCGCGCAGATGTCGAAGACGTTGCCGAAGACGACGACGATCGTTGTTCGCGGCGAAGTGCAGACGATGAACGAATCGTTTGTTCGCCTTGGCATTGGCATCATCTTCGCTATCGGACTGGTGTACATGCTGATGGCGGTGAACTTCCAGTCATGGCTCGATCCGGTCATCATCCTGATGGCGATTCCATGCGCGTTCTGCGGCATTCTGTGGATGCTCTTCATCACGCAGACAACGTTCAGCGTGCCGAGCCTGATGGGCTCGATTATGACGATCGGTGTGGCGACGGCGAACTCCATCCTGATGGTGGTGTTTGCCAACGATGAACGCCTCGCAGGCAAGGACCAGCGCGAAGCGGCACTGAACGCCGGGCATACGCGTCTGCGTCCGGTGCTGATGACTGCGCTGGCGATGATCATCGGCATGTTGCCGATGGCGCTGGCGTTTGGCGAAGGCGGCGAGCAGAACGCTCCGCTGGGCCGAGCGGTGATCGGCGGCCTCCTCTTCGCGACACTGGGCACACTCTTCCTTGTACCGACGATCTACTCGCTGCTGAAGAAGAACCCTCCGAAGGACTTCAGCTATGTGGTGGAGGAGGAGTATCACCAGGGCGATGCAGAGCACATGCCACCGAAGCGCAGGATCGACCCTTCCACAGGTTTGCCAGAAGAGAACGGTAACAACAACGGACCACAGGAGCAGCCCGCCTGATGAGCGACGGACACAACATGAACGACGATGAAAAGAAGCTTCCCTGGCCTGCGGAGAGTGATCCGCAGAACGTAGGCAATGAGTTTGCCGACCCTTCGATTGCCGACCGCCGCAAGGTGGGCGAGGCGTACGCTGACCCGAACTCGCTGGATGACCGGCGCGTGGGACACAACTTCGAAGACGCCAACTCGAGCGCGAAGAAGCACCACAAGCCGTTGAGCGAACGCGTTCCCAAACCCGCCAACCGCAGGCCGCTGTACATCGGCCTGATGGTCTTCGCGGTGATCTTTCTTCTGGTGCTGCTGGTGGGTGGTCTGCCAAAGCTCTTCGAGCGGCGAGAGATCAACAAGCAGGCAGAGCAGGAGAAGGACGCAAAGCCTACGGTGAACGTTGTGCGCGTGGCGCGCTCAACGGCGCAGGCGGGGCTGGCGCTGCCGGGCACGAGTATTCCGTTGAACGAAGCGTATGTCTACGCGCGAGCGAGCGGCTACCTGCAGTCGTACAAGGTGGACATCGGCGACCACGTTCACAAGGGCCAGTTGCTGGCCGTGGTGGACGCGCCCGATCTGGACGCACAGGTCGCACAGGCCCGTGAGCAACTGCGCCAGTCGCAGTCGCAGGTGATGACGCAGAAGGCCCAACTCGCGCTGGATACGGTGACCGTGCAACGCTATCGCGTGCTGGTGACCAAGGGTGTCTTCTCGCGCCAGCAGGGCGATCAACAGGAGGCCGCGTACGCACAGTCTGAAGCCAACGTTGCGGCCGCACAGCGCAACGTGGATGCGTTCAAAGCCAACCTCGATCGCGTGCTCTCGCTGCAGAGCTATGAGTATGTACGTGCGCCGTTCGATGGTGTGGTGACGCAGCGCAACGTGGACGTCGGAGCGTTGATCAGCAGCGGCGGACAGAGCTCTGGCGGCATTACGCCGGCGCCGATGGGGCAGACCTCCAGCGCAGGTGGAACAGCGCAGGCAGCAAGCTCGAACAGCGGCGGATCTTCCGGAAGCACGAGCACGGCGGCAACCTCGGCGCAGTCGCCGGGACAGGGAGGACCGCTCTTTGGCATTGCACAGATGCAGAAGCTGCGCGTGCTGGTAAGTGTGCCGGAAGGCTATGCTCCGTTCATCCATGTGGGCGCGAAGGCGCAGTGCCAGTTTCAGGAGTATCCGGGCAGGGTCTTTGAGGGAGATGTGACACGCACCGCGGCATCGGTCGACCAGAACACGCGGACGATGCTGACCGAAGTGCAAGTGGACAACAAGGACCGCAAGCTGCTGAGCGGCATGTACGTAGTTACAACGTTCCCGGCAGCGCCGGATATGAAGCCGCCGATCGTGATTGCCGGCGATGCTATCGCGATCCGCAAGGACCGTTCAACGGTTGCGTTGGTGAAGGACGGCAAGATTCATCTGGTGCCTGTAACGATTGGCCGCGACCTCGGCAATGTGGTGGAGATTACGAGTGGCCTGCAGGAAGGTGACACGATCGTGACCACGATCGACGACGACGTGACCGAGGGCCGCGAAGTAAATGTGCAGATGGAGAAGTCTGCGGCGCAGAAGCCGACCGCAGCCCCTTCCCAGAGCGCGCCTCCGGGTGGCAGCACTCGCTACAGCGATCAGGCGATTACGGACCGCAACGTGATGGGCGAACAGCAGCAACAGAACCAGCAGTCGCAGGGTAAAGGCAAGGGCGAGCCACAGAAGAGCTCGCAGAGTGCGAGCAAGCCATGAAGAGACGCCACTACACACTCGCCGCAGTAGGCCTGGCCGCGTTTGCGGGTGCGGCAGGCCATGCCCAGAACCCTTCACCACCGCTGCCCCAGCAGTCGATGCCTGCACTGAGCCCTGCGCCTACGGAGCGCAGCGTCCCGCAGGGGCCTGATGCTTCGGCAGCGCCGAATGCGCAGGCGAAGGAGCCGGATGTAACTCCGCTGGCAGCACCGGTGAAGACGCCGGATGCGCCTTCGCCACAGGTGACCGCGATCAGCAACAGCACGACGCTGCCCGCGCGCGACAACGCGCATGGGCTGGAGCCGAAGTTCCTCGGCTTCCTGGGGCCGTATCGCACGCCGGAGGTTCCAACGCTGTTTGCAGGCGATGGTGGGAGACTGCAGTCGCTGATTCGCAACGGCAAGCTCTACCTGACACTCGACGATGCGATTGACCTTGCGCTGGAGAACAACCTTGACGTGGAGACGGAGCGGTACAACCTGGTGCTGGGCCGCACGGACGAAGTGCGCGCCAAGGGCGGCGGGTCGCTACGCGGGATTGAGTACACGGTGAACGAAACGCCTGCGGGTGTAGGTGGGCCGGGCTCTCCGCTGCTGAACGCGCAGACGGCGAATACGAATCCGACGACACCGACGGTGACCGACCTGACGAGTTTGAACTCGCTGACGCAGACATCGAAATCGCTGGCGCTGACGACGAATGCGTACTCGACAGGAGCGAACGTTCCGCTGTTCGATCCGCAGTTGATCGGCACGGCAGGATGGTTCCGCCGCGACAACACGGTGACGCTAACGGGTGGAACGACGTCGTCGACGTCCAGTTCCAGCTCGACGACCTCTACCGGGACGTCGTCGACGAGCCCTGGCGCATTGGATTTTACGGCGCTGAACCTTGCCTACGTCGAAG carries:
- a CDS encoding efflux RND transporter permease subunit is translated as MWIVRLALRRPYTFVVLSLLIALLGIGSAIETPKDIFPYINIPVITVVWTYSGLTPAEMQGRVVTVAERALTTTVNDMEHTESQSYQGVSVIKIFFQPNVKVELAFSQVTAVMQTILRVLPPGAFPPFVIKYDASSVPILQLALSGKGLTEADLYDDGLQFVRPRLANVKGASVPLPFGGKVKQVMVDTDPNLLFAHHLSATDVSTAISQQNLILPAGTARLGNREYIVKTNSSPDELSALNDLPIRASNGAMVYVKDVAQVHMGYAEQTNIVRQDGKRSALLTVLKNGQTSTLDIVSNTRKMIPQLTAGLGNLKITPLFDQSVFVRTSIDEVVREGCIAAALTGLMILLFLGSWRSTVIVCVSIPLSIAVSLIVLSALGETINVMTLGGMALAVGILVDDATVEIENTHRNMQEKKPLTRAILDSAQQVAAPAFVSTLSICIVFIPVVLLTGAAKFLFTPLAMAVAFAMMASYFLSRTLVPTMMHFLLAKEIDLYQSEGASEREEKNNFVWRWHMKFDRQFERMQHSYKGALEWCLDNATLTLLLFAGLVVISLPMLFFIGRDFFPFVDSGQMSLHVNPPQGLRIEDSEQYFAKVEKEIRQVVPAERIELILDNIGLPNSGINLAFSNSSTISNADGDIQISLKPGKKDTQEYMRKLRTDLHQKFPDAEFFFTPANITNQILDFGLPAPIDVQVVGHGKNNYQLALELKNKIAAIPGAVDVHIHQRVEYPTMHIDVDRSRARQLGLTQQDVAQSTLISLTGTGQTAPNEWLNPANEVNYQIVTQTPIYRINSLDALARTPVTTASGVSTQMLGNIASFRRDESPIVENHYNIQPVFDVYADVDKRDLGGVSDEINKIVAQMSKTLPKTTTIVVRGEVQTMNESFVRLGIGIIFAIGLVYMLMAVNFQSWLDPVIILMAIPCAFCGILWMLFITQTTFSVPSLMGSIMTIGVATANSILMVVFANDERLAGKDQREAALNAGHTRLRPVLMTALAMIIGMLPMALAFGEGGEQNAPLGRAVIGGLLFATLGTLFLVPTIYSLLKKNPPKDFSYVVEEEYHQGDAEHMPPKRRIDPSTGLPEENGNNNGPQEQPA
- a CDS encoding efflux RND transporter periplasmic adaptor subunit — encoded protein: MSDGHNMNDDEKKLPWPAESDPQNVGNEFADPSIADRRKVGEAYADPNSLDDRRVGHNFEDANSSAKKHHKPLSERVPKPANRRPLYIGLMVFAVIFLLVLLVGGLPKLFERREINKQAEQEKDAKPTVNVVRVARSTAQAGLALPGTSIPLNEAYVYARASGYLQSYKVDIGDHVHKGQLLAVVDAPDLDAQVAQAREQLRQSQSQVMTQKAQLALDTVTVQRYRVLVTKGVFSRQQGDQQEAAYAQSEANVAAAQRNVDAFKANLDRVLSLQSYEYVRAPFDGVVTQRNVDVGALISSGGQSSGGITPAPMGQTSSAGGTAQAASSNSGGSSGSTSTAATSAQSPGQGGPLFGIAQMQKLRVLVSVPEGYAPFIHVGAKAQCQFQEYPGRVFEGDVTRTAASVDQNTRTMLTEVQVDNKDRKLLSGMYVVTTFPAAPDMKPPIVIAGDAIAIRKDRSTVALVKDGKIHLVPVTIGRDLGNVVEITSGLQEGDTIVTTIDDDVTEGREVNVQMEKSAAQKPTAAPSQSAPPGGSTRYSDQAITDRNVMGEQQQQNQQSQGKGKGEPQKSSQSASKP
- a CDS encoding superoxide dismutase, whose protein sequence is MAFELPALPYDYTALEPTIDEATMKLHHDKHHQTYVTNLNGAVEKHPDLGKKTPEELVSDLAAIPEDVRTVVRNNGGGHVNHTMFWEIMQPNGGGEPTGAIAEQITADFGTFEDFKKKFNETTAKQFGAGWGFLVFKGGKLEIVTKPNQDSPLSDGLYPILGNDVWEHAYYLKYQNKRPDYLAAWWNVINWAEVNKRFEKAKK